The genomic window ATTGGTAGAGCTTGACGAAGAACGAAAAGCTGCCATGGTTTCAAATCTCTTAGTCGTTCTCTGTGGCAATCATGATGCACAACCAATTGTCAACGCAGGAAGTCTTTACTAAAGATGGCTGAAGCTAAAAAAAAGCAGATCCCCCTTCGACTCTCAACAAAGTTATACGCTGCACTCGCATCATGGGCAGAAGACGACTTTCGTTCAGTCAATGGGCAAATCGAATATCTCCTCACAGAATGTGTCAAACAACGGAAGAAAGACGGAAAATACGTATCAGAAACCATTGACGAACCATTTGAGATTGATATTTAACACCTTCTCCTGTCTGCTGGGTCAGACGGGAGAATTTTTTCATCTTTTTTTGTCAAGTAACTTTACTTTACAAAAAAGTTTTGATATACTATTAAAGTTGATGAAAATCAAACCTAACTGAATTATATCTTAAAAGGAGAAATCAAAATGGCAGTACCTGCACGTCGCACTTCAAAAGCGAAGAAAAACAAACGTCGTACACACTACAAAGTAACAGCTCCATCTGTAAACTTTGACGAAACTACTGGAGATTACTCACGTTCTCACCGCGTATCACTTAAAGGATACTACAAAGGACGTAAAATCGCTAAAGCTGCATCAGCTGAATAATAGAAGGGAGATACCATGCGCGTAAATATCACACTTGAACACAAAGAATCTGGTGAACGCTTGTACCTTACTTCTAAAAACAAACGTAACACTCCAGACCGTCTTCAATTGAAGAAATACTCACCAAAACTTCGCAAACACGTTGTGTTTACAGAGGTTAAATAGTGGGTCATTACGTTTCAGTAGAAACGCAAAAACCTTGATTTAACGCGATTCTTGAATTTTCAAAATTCAATGTATTGCAATAAAAATCAACCGAATGACTACATTTTTGACTACATTTTTTGTGAAATAAATTAGATGTTCGGATATATAGAAAACGCTCTAGTCATATTGTCTAGAGCGTTTTTGTATTTTATAATCTATTCAATCTTTGCTTTCCAATCATCAATGTTCAACGAACCATCATATAAATCATAAGCAATTGAGATTAATGTGATTTTTGAAGCAATATTCTCTATCTTCATAATTCATTTTATCTTATTATTAAATCTTCTATTTTTATCAAAATTGATATTTCAATTTCAACATAGTTCATATCGATTTTTAAATCTCTTTTTGTTTATTATCAAAAACTTTTTTTGAATCAATGATTTTTTGGTAAAAATCATATTCAATCTCTGTAAAGTGACAGAATACTTCAGCACATTCAATTAAAATAGGATTTAGTTTTTCTCTTGGGGGAAATCCAACTGAAAATTTAATTTTGTCTCTTTTTTCAAAACGTTCGGCCCAAAAGGCTTCATGAAATGCGACTTCAGACAAATGAACATAGCCAGATGATTTATTGTATATTTCTTCAATCTCAGGATAATACTCCGATATCCTTTTCTTAAGATTGAAATCAGTCATCTTTCTGTTTTGATTATCTCTCATATTTCTAATAGCTTTACCACTTAAACTCTCTTTAATAAAGGTTCTTCTATCTTCTGATATAAAAGCAGCGAAGACTCTCATAAGGTTATCAAGTTGTGTTCGTACTAAAATTCCTACACAAGCCAGATTTCTCATTCTTAGTAAATCTATTATTCCATCAATATGTTGAACCCGTCTGTTAAGTGCAGAAATAAAAAACAAATCATCTTCAGTTAGATTTTCACCAATAATACCTTCAGCTATTGTCTTTGATTCTTCACGATATTCTCTTAATTTATTAAAATATGTCTCTATTTCATTGAAATATTCATCATTTGTCATTACATTTCCTCCTGATCTATCTTTCTAATATTGACTCAATCATTGGTTCAATCCCATTTTCAATCAAGTTATCTATCTTACGCTGAGCAGAAAAGCGCCCAACTTCATAAGCTACATAGTGTAAAATCTGAGCAGCCACTTCTTTAACATTGAATGAAAATTGTTCCTTTAGAACTCTATAAGAAAGGGTAGCAAAAGAGTCTGCATCTTCAAATCGTTTCAAATATTGCTCATAGTTAGAATGAATCGTCTGAATGATATAAATCGCATGGGTATCATCTAACTTCATAAAGATCATTAAGCTTTCAATAAAAACATTACTTTTTTTTATACATGCTTGACATAACTCTCTTGCTGGCATTTCATAGATATAGTTTTCTATGTCGTCATCAAAAACACCGTTGCTAATTTTTTCCCATATTGTCTTCTTAAAAGCATCGTCGCTTCTAATTCTCAACCATGCATTTAATGCACTCAACATTTCAGTAGCATCTTGATACCTATAATCAGGTTCTAAATTCGTAGCTTTTTCACTAACAGAACGAAGTGAATGAGAAGAAATATTAGGATACTTAGTCATAACAAAATTAATAATACGTCCCAGCGAATACACATCGCTTCGTTTATCGGCATCTTTTAAAAGCATTAATTGCTCTGGTGCGCAATAAAAGAGTTGACCAAAGGAAGTTGTGTCCATTGTTTGATGAGATGTCAGAGTGTTTAGGTTTTTTCCTAAACCAAAATCAGCAATCTTAATTATCCCATTCACTAAAAAAACATTGGTCGGACTTAAGTCTCTATGTAGAACATCTCTTTGGTGGACA from Streptococcus oralis includes these protein-coding regions:
- a CDS encoding PTS ascorbate transporter subunit IIC gives rise to the protein MAEAKKKQIPLRLSTKLYAALASWAEDDFRSVNGQIEYLLTECVKQRKKDGKYVSETIDEPFEIDI
- the rpmG gene encoding 50S ribosomal protein L33, with amino-acid sequence MRVNITLEHKESGERLYLTSKNKRNTPDRLQLKKYSPKLRKHVVFTEVK
- a CDS encoding serine/threonine-protein kinase; translation: MINPDFYKRLAKIFCGDETELFTYKSGPQLVSFFNTHFHTQDSYGQGFPTRWIYVNDKLLDFSSRGIINSFFSLILSKQYLLTERQISEVDAIEHQQKIINELDKICSVYSLKLSRKGNEFYLVEIDLDLVEIGKGGFADIYFQKSTGLVVKKLNEESVRRQSLRSRLKREYEITKSCSDIESIIRVFDFDSSNCSYTMEKADDTLGNYIEASELTEDSKLNILRQILYTMSLVHQRDVLHRDLSPTNVFLVNGIIKIADFGLGKNLNTLTSHQTMDTTSFGQLFYCAPEQLMLLKDADKRSDVYSLGRIINFVMTKYPNISSHSLRSVSEKATNLEPDYRYQDATEMLSALNAWLRIRSDDAFKKTIWEKISNGVFDDDIENYIYEMPARELCQACIKKSNVFIESLMIFMKLDDTHAIYIIQTIHSNYEQYLKRFEDADSFATLSYRVLKEQFSFNVKEVAAQILHYVAYEVGRFSAQRKIDNLIENGIEPMIESILER
- the rpmF gene encoding 50S ribosomal protein L32, which encodes MAVPARRTSKAKKNKRRTHYKVTAPSVNFDETTGDYSRSHRVSLKGYYKGRKIAKAASAE